Part of the Desulfovibrio sp. ZJ209 genome, ACCTCTCTGCTGGCTACGATGTTCTTTAGAAAGTGGAGGAAAGGCCATGAGCGACATCAAGCTGTTCCGATTTTCCAAAAGTGGCGCGCAGGAACTCCCCGGTAGCACGGCCCCTCTGGAGAAGGGGCTGCATTCGCTCATGGAGAAAAACCTGGAGTGTTTCCTCGGTATCCGCTTCGTGGCAGGGGAATATCCCACCGGCAAGAACCACCACGGGCGCATCGACACCCTGGGCCTTGACGAGAACGGCTGCCCGGTCATCCTCGAATACAAGCGCCACACCAATGAAAATGTCATCAACCAGGGCCTCTACTATCTGGACTGGCTGCTGGACCATCGCGCGGAGTTCAAGCTGCTGGTGCTCGAACGTTACGGCAAGCAGGCGGCGGACCATATTGAATGGACTGGCACACGGGTGCTTTGTATTGCCGGCGACTTCACCAAGTTTGATTTACATGCTGTCGCGCAGATTGGCCGAAATATCGAACTTATCCGCTACAAGTTTTTTTCTGATGACCTCCTCCTTTTCGAGCTTCTTACCTCTGCGCCGTTGCAGACCGTTTCCAAGACCCACAAATCCACTCACCATGCAGAGCCGGTGCCTCCTGATACCGAGACACCCGAGAAAGGGCCGCTCGCCAAGCAGCTTAATAATGCTTCCCCTGAGATTGCACAGCTTTGGGATGAAACGCTGGACTATATCCGTGGCTTGGGGGAGGACGTGAATATCAAGTTTCTTGGCCATCATGTTGCATGCACACGGCTGAAAAATTTTGCCTGCCTCTGGCCGCTCAAGTCCGAAATTCTGCTCTGGCTCAAGTTGAACCCGGAGTCTATGGAACTGGAGCCGGGTTTTACGAGGGATGTGAGCGGTGTGGGGCATTATGGCACTGGAGATCTGGAGGTGCGGCTCAAAAATGGAGCCACTCTGGCCAAGGCTCTGCCGCTCATTGAACGCGCCTATGAGGAGAGCTGAAAACCCGGGGCCACAAAGTTCCAGTCATCCAAAAACAGAAAGCCCGGCCATTACTGGCCGGGCTTTTCTATCTTTTGCCCTGACGGGCATCAGTTCAGCGTCAGATCCACCATGATGGGATTCTCTTCCAGTTCTTCGAGGAACTTGTCCGGGCGTTCCTTCTGCTCGGGCACCTCGATCTCGCCGTTGACGTATTCGCGGTAGCCCGTGCCCGCCGGGATGAGCCGGCCGACGATGACGTTCTCCTTGAGGCCGCGCAGGTGATCCATCTTGCCCTTGAGCGAGGCTTCGGTGAGCACCTTGGTGGTCTCCTGGAAGGAGGCCGCGGAGATGAAGGACGACGTGGTGAGCGAGGCCTGGGTGATGCCCAGGACAAGCGGCTCAGCCGTGGCCGGCGCGCGGCCCTCGGCGATGGCCTTCTGGTTCTCCTGCTTGAACTCGGCCTTGTCCACCTGCTCGCCGACGAGGAAGCTCGTGCCACCCGCGTCGAGGATGGTCACCTTCTTGAGCATCTGGCGCACGATGACCTCGATGTGCTTGTCGTCGATGCCCACGCCCTGGAAGCGGTAGACCTCCTGGATCTCGTCCACCAGATAGCGCGCGAGGTACTTCTCGCCGCGGGTGCGCAGGATGTCGTGCAGCTCGGGATAGCCCTCGGTGAGCGCGTCGCCCGCCTCCACAAAGTCGCCGTCGGCCACGGTGATGTGCTTGCCCTTGGGCACGAGGTATTCCTTGGCCTCGCCGATTTCCGGCGTGACCACGAGCTTGCGCTTGCCCTTGGATTCGCCCTCATAGGTGACAGTGCCGGCGATCTCCGAGATCTCGGCCTTGTCCTTGGGCTTGCGCACCTCGAAGAGCTCGGCCACGCGCGGCAGGCCGCCGACGATATCCTTGGTCTTGGAGGTCTCGCGCGGCTTGCGGGCGAGGATGTCGCCGGCCTGGATGGCCTGGCCGTCCTTGACCATGATGATGGAGCCCACGGGCAGCGTGTAGACAGCGGGCGCGGAGCCGTGGGCGCGCTTCTTAACCGTGCCGTCCTCGTTGCAGATGGAGATGGCCGGCCGGAAGTTGGTGGTGCGATATTCCATGATGGTCAGGGAGGCCTGGCGCGTCACGTCGTCCACCTTTTCCTGCACGGTCTTGCCGTCGATGATGTCCGCAAAGCGGACGATGCCCTCCTCCTCGGCCACAAAGGGCTCGTTGAAGGGGTCCCATTCGGCGAGCACCGCGCCCTTGGCCACTTCCTCGCCGTCCTTGACCATGAGGCGCGCGCCGTTGGGCAGGATGTACTTCTCGCGCTCGCGGCCCTGCGGGTCAACGATGGTGAGCTGCCCGCTCTTGCCGAGCACGAGCTCGGCGCCCTCGCGGTTGGTGACCGCGCGCACGCGGTTGAGGATGACGCGGCCCGCGTTCTGGGCCTCGAACTTGTTTTTCTCGATGGTGCTCGAGGCCGTGCCGCCGATGTGGAAGGTGCGCATGGTGAGCTGGGTGCCCGGCTCGCCGATGGACTGCGCCGCGATGATGCCCACGGTCTCGCCCGTGTTGACGAGGTGCCCGCGCGCAAGGTCGCGCCCGTAGCAGAGCGCGCAGATGCCGCGCTCGGACTGGCAGGTGAGCGGCGAGCGCACCGTCACCGAGGAGATGCCCTTCTTGTCGATGAGCTTGGCCTCGGTCTCGGTGATGAGCGTGTTCTCGGGCAAAAGCACCTTGTCCGGGTCGTCCGGATCCATGACAGGGTAAAGGAGCACGCGGCCCACCACGCGCTCGGAGAGCGGGGTCTTGATGTCGCCGCCCTCCTTGAGGTGGGTGAGCTCGATGCCGTCCACGGTGCCGCAGTCATGCTCGGAGACGATGACATCCTGCACCACGTCCACGAGTCGGCGGGTGAGGTAGCCGGAGTTGGCCGTCTTGAGGGCGGTGTCCGCGAGACCCTTGCGCGCGCCGTGGGTGGAGGTGAAGTATTGCAGCACCGAGAGCCCCTCGCGGAAGGACGAGGTGATGGGCGTCTCGATGATCTCGCCAGAGGGCTTGGCCATGAGGCCGCGCATGCCGGCGAGCTGGCGCATCTGGTCCTGGTTGCCGCGCGCGCCCGAGTTGGACATCATGAAGATGGGGTTGAAGCTCTGGTTCTCCACGGTTTCGCCCGTCACGGGGTTGGTGACGAGCTCGTGCGAGATCTCCTTGGTCATCTCGGTGGAGACATCCTGCGTGGCCTTGGTCCAGACATCGACCACCTTGTTGTATTTTTCCGTGCGGGTGATGATGCCGTCGCGGTACTGGCGCTCGATGTCGTCCACCTCGGCCTGCGACTGGGCGAGGATGGCCTTCTTGCTCTCCGGGATGGTGAGATCCTTGACGCCGATGGTCACGCCCGCGCGCGTGGCGAACTCGTAGCCCAGGTCCTTCAGGCGGTCGCAAAGGATGACCGTGGACTTGATGCCGCAGGTGCGGTAGGCCGCGCCCACGAGCTTGGCGATGGCCTTCTTGGTGAGCACGGTGTTCACGGTCTCGAAGGGCAGCTCGGGCGGCAGGATGTCGCTCACGAGCACGCGGCCGGGCGTGGTGTCGTAAATCTTGCCGTCGGGCATGCGCACCTTGATGCGCGCGTGCAGCGAGACCTGTCCGGCGTCATAGGCGCTCTCCACCTCCCACGGGGCGCAGAAGGTCATGCCCTCGCCCTTCTCGAAGCTGCGCTCGACCGTCATGTAGTAGAGGCCGAGCACGATGTCCTGCGAGGGCACGATGACCGGGCCGCCGTTGGCCGGGGAGAGGATGTTGTTGGTGCTCATCATGAGCACGCGGCACTCGATCTGCGCCTCCACCGAGAGCGGGATGTGCACGGCCATCTGGTCGCCGTCAAAGTCCGCGTTGTAGGCGGTGCAGACGAGCGGGTGCAGCCGGATGGCCTTGCCCTCCACGAGCAGCGGCTCAAAGGCCTGGATGCCCAGGCGGTGCAGGGTGGGCGCGCGGTTGAGCAGGATGGGATACTCGCGAACGACCTCGGAGAGGATGTCCCACACCACAAGCTCCTCGCGCTCCACCATCTTTTTCGCGCTCTTGATGGTGGAGGCGTAGCCGCGTTTCTCAAGCTCCGCGTAGATGAAGGGCTTGAAGAGCTCGAGGGCCATCTTCTTGGGCAGGCCGCACTGGTGCAGCTTGAGGTAGGGGCCCACGGTGATGACCGAGCGGCCGGAATAGTCCACGCGCTTGCCCAGGAGGTTCTGGCGGAAGCGGCCCTGCTTGCCCTTGATCATGTCGGAGAGCGACTTGAGCGGGCGCCCGTTGGTGCCGGTGATGGCGCGGCCGCGCCGGCCGTTGTCGAAGAGCGCGTCCACCGCTTCCTGGAGCATGCGCTTTTCGTTGCGGATGATGATTTCCGGCGCGCCCAGCTCCATGAGGCGCTTGAGGCGGTTGTTGCGGTTGATGACGCGGCGGTAGAGGTCGTTGAGGTCCGACGTGGCGAAGCGGCCGCCGTCCAGCGGCACGAGCGGGCGAAGCTCCGGCGGGATGACCGGGATGACCTCCATGATCATCCATTCCGGCTTGTTCTGCGACTCAAGAAAGGCCTCCACGATCTTGAGGCGCTTGGTGATCTTTTTCTTGCGGGTCTGGCTCTTGGTGGCCTCACCCTCCTCGCGCAGCTCCGCGCGCAGCTTCTCGAGGTCGAGCTCTTCCAAGAGGGTGCGGACGGCCTCGGCGCCCATGCCCACGGTGAGGGCGTCCTCGCCGTAGCGCTCGATGATCTGGAGGTACTGGTCCTCGGAGATGACCTGCTGCTTCTGGATGCCCGGCACCTGACCGGGGTCGAGCACGATGTAGGAGTCGAAATAGAGCACCTTCTCAAGGTCGGCCATGGTCATGTCGAGCAGGGTGCCGATCTTGGAGGGCAAGGTCTTGAGGAACCAGATATGCGCCACCGGCGCGGCCAGCTCGATGTGGCCCATGCGCTCGCGGCGCACCTTGGAGGCGATGACCTCCACGCCGCACTTTTCGCACACGATGCCGCGGTGCTTCATGCGCTTGTACTTGCCGCAGTTGCACTCATAGTCCTTCACGGGGCCGAAGATCTTGGCGCAGAACAGGCCGTCGCGCTCCGGTTTGAAGGTGCGGTAGTTGATGGTCTCCGGCTTTTTCACCTCGCCGTAGGACCATTCGCGGATGGCCTCAGGCGACGCGATGGAGATCTGGATGGCCTTGAGGTTGCGGATATTGGCCGCATTGGTGGAGGAGCCGCGTGCGGTGAACAGATCGTCCAGACTCATATATCTCTACCCTGCCTTGTGAAAGGCCCGTTGAGGGTGGTTCGACCTTTGTTTTTCGGTGTATCCCGGCGGCCGCGCGAAGGTGCCCCCCGCGCGGCCCGTTGCTTGCGGAATTTCTATTCGGCGTCGTTGCCGGCCTCGTGCGCCCAGCCCACGCGCTTGGGCTTCTTGCCCTCTTCCTGGTGCAGGTTCACGTCGAGCCCGAGGCTCATGAGCTCCTTGACAAGCACGTTGAAGGACTCGGGGAGGCCCGCCTCGAGGAAGTTGTCGCCCTTGACGATCTTCTCGTACATCTTCACGCGCCCGGCCACGTCGTCGGACTTGACCGTGAGGAATTCCTGCAACAGGTAGGCCGCGCCATAGGCCTCCAGCGCCCAGACTTCCATCTCGCCGAGCCGCTGGCCGCCGAACTGGGCCTTGCCGCCGAGGGGCTGCTGCGTGACGAGGGAGTAGGGGCCCGTGGAGCGGGCGTGGATCTTCTCGTCCACCAGATGGTGGAGCTTGAGGATATACATGACGCCCGTGGTGACGCGGTTCTTGAAGGGCTCGCCGGTGCGGCCGTCGTAAAGCACGGTCTTGCCGTCGCTCGCGAGGCCCGCCTTTTCGAGCCAGCCCCAGATCTCGTCTTCCGTGGCGCTGTCAAAGACCGGCGTGCGCGTGACGATGCCGTTGCGCAGCTTCTTCACCGAGGCCACGAATTCCTCGTCGTCCATGCCGTCGATGAGGGCGTCGATCTCGGGCGACTTGAACACCGCCTTCACTTCCTTGCGCACGGAATCGAGCATGGCGCCCGAATCCACGAGCTCCGCGAGCTGGCGGCCCAGCTCCTTGGCGCCCCAGCCGAGGTGGGTCTCCATGATCTGGCCGATGTTCATGCGCGAGGGCACGCCGAGCGGGTTGAGCACGATGTCCACCGGGCGCCCGTCGGCGAAGAAGGGCATGTCCTCCTCGGGCAGGATGCACGAGACCACGCCCTTGTTGCCGTGGCGGCCGGCCATCTTGTCGCCCACGGAGAGCTTGCGCTTGATGGCCACATAGACCTTGACCATCTTGATGACGCCGGGCGCGAGGTCGTCGCCCTCGGAGACCTTCTCGCGCTTGGAGTCATAGATGTGGTGGAGGTAGTCCACCTCGCGGTCATAGTCCTTGAGCAGGGCCGCCACCTCGTCGTTGACTTCCTTGCTCTTGAAGAGGCCGGCCAGCTTCTTGACCGGGATCTCGGCGAGCTGTTCGGCCGTGAGGGCCGCGCCCGCTTCCATCAGGGTCTCGCCCTTCTTCTTGCCGGCCACGGAGGCCGCGGTCTGCTTGCCGATGACGATGGGGGCGAGCCTGGCGCGCGTGCGCTCGCCAAGGGCGCGCATGTGGTCAGCTTCCTTCTGGTCGAGCACGGCGGTGTCGTGCGCCTCGATGGCCAGGGTGCGCTCGTCCTTCTCGCCGGAGCGGCGGTTGAACACCTTGACGTCGATAATGGTGCCCTCCACTCCCGGCGGCACCTTGAGGGAGGTGTTCTTCACGTCGCGCGCCTTCTCGCCGAAGATGGCGCGGAGGAGCTTTTCTTCCGGGGTGAGCTGGGTCTCGCCCTTGGGCGTGATCTTGCCCACGAGGATGTCGTCCGGCTTCACGGGCGCGCCGATGCGGATGATGCCGCTCTCGTCGAGGTTGCGCAGCATGTCCTCGCTGACATTGGGGATGTCGCGGGTGATCTCTTCGGGCCCGAGCTTGGTGTCGCGCGCAACGACCTCGAATTCCTCGATGTGGATGGAGGTGAAGGTGTCGTCGCGCACCGTGCGCTCGGAAATGAGGATGGAGTCCTCGTAGTTGTAGCCGCACCAGGGCATGAAGGCGACCACGAGGTTCTTGCCGAGCGCGAGCTGGCCCTCGTCGATGCCCGGGCCGTCCGCGAGGATCTGGCCCTTTTTCACGATGTCGCCGGGCTTGCAGGTGGGCTTTTGGCCGAAGCACGAATTCTGGTTGGACTTGTGGTACTTGAGCAGGTCATACGCGCGCACGCCGCCCTGCTCTTTGTAGATGTCGCCCTCATAGGCCACCACGATGCGGTCGGCGTCCGCGTATTCCACGCGGCCGTCGGCCGGGGCCACGATGCACGCGCCGGAGTCGCGCGCGACATCCGTCTCCATGCCCGTGCCCACGAGCGGCTTTTCGGAGCGCAAAAGCGGCACGGCCTGGCGCTGCATGTTGGAGCCCATGAGCGCGCGGTTGGCGTCGTCATGCTCGAGGAAGGGGATGAGCGCGGCCGAGATGGAGACCATCTGGCTCGGCGAGATGTCCATGAGGGTCACCTCGTCACGGTGGCGCATTTCCACCTCGCCCTTGACGCGCACGGTGACGTATTCGTCCATGAGGCGCCCGTCGGCGTCCATGCGCGCGTCGGCCTGGGCCACCACCTCGTCGCCCTCGCGCGAGGCGTCAAGATGCACCACCTCGTCCGTGACCTGGCCGTTCCTGACCACGCGGTAAGGCGTCTCGATGAAGCCGTAGTCGTTGACCTTGGCATAGGTGGTGAGCGAGACGATGAGGCCGATGTTCGGGCCTTCGGGCGTCTCGATGGGGCAGATGCGGCCATAGTGCGAGGTATGCACGTCGCGCACCTCGAAGCCCGCGCGCTCGCGTGTGAGGCCGCCGGGCCCGAGGGCCGAGAGGCGGCGCTTGTGCGTGACCTCGGAGAGCGAGTTGGTCTGGTCCATGAACTGCGAGAGCTGGGAGGTGCCGAAAAACTCCTTGAGCACCGCGGCCACGGGCTTGGGATTGATGAGGTCATGCGGCATGAGCGTGGAGATTTCCTGCAGGCTCATGCGCTCCTTGATGGCGCGCTCCATGCGGACGAGGCCGATGCGGTACTGGTTTTCCACGAGCTCGCCCACGAGGCGGACGCGGCGGTTGCCCAGATGGTCGATGTCGTCGGCCGGGCCGTGGCTGTCCTTGAGCTGGACGAGCACCTTGATGGCCGTGAGGATGTCCTCGTCGCTCAAGACGCGCAGGTCGGCCGGTTCGTGCAGGCCAAGGCGCTGGTTGAGCTTGTAGCGGCCCACGGGCGAAAGGTCGTAATAGTCCGGGTTGCGGAACAGGTTGTCGAAGAAGCTCGCCGCGATCTCGGGCGTGGGCGGGGAGGACGGGCGCAGGCGCCGGTAGATCTCCTCCTGGGCCTTCTGCTTGTCCGGGATGCGATCCTGCACGAGGGTGTCGCGGATGGAGGAGGAGGTGTCCGTGCCCTTGGTGTGCAGCACGGAGAGCCGGCGGATGTTCGCCTCGCGGCAGCGCTCGAGCAGCCCCGCCGTGATCTCGTCGGCGGCCTCGGCGAGCACTTCGTGCGTCTCGGGGTTGACCACGTCCTCGGCGAGGAACATGCCCTCGATGAAGTCCGGCCGCACCTCGATGGCCTTGATGCCGCCCTCGCACATCTGCCGCCAGGCGCGCTTGGTGATGGGCTTGCCGGCCTTGACGAGCACCGTGCCGTCCTCGGCCGTGATGTCGGCGTAGGCGGTGTCCTTGCGGTAGAGGTCTTTCTCCACCTCCCACATGACCTTGCCGCCCGGCTCGAGCAGGTAGTGCTCGCGGGTGTAGAAGTAGTCGAGGATCTGCTCCTTGCTCATGCCCATGGCCTTGAACAGGATGGTGGCGGGCATCTTGCGGCGGCGGTCGATGCGGACATAGAGGATGTCCTTGTGGTCGAAGTCGAAATCGAGCCACGAGCCGCGCATGGGGATGATGCGGCAGGAGTAGAGCACCTTGCGGCTGGTGTGGGTCTTGCCGCCGTCGTGCTCGAAG contains:
- the rpoB gene encoding DNA-directed RNA polymerase subunit beta; this encodes MSQLSKQFGKIKTSLPIPHLLNLQIDSYRKFLQEGVPENERSREEGLEGVFHTVFPIEDFNKTASLEFVSYEIQEPKYDQAECISKGLTYEAPVRIRVRLVVYDADEASGNRTIRDIKEQDIYFGTLPLMTEKGTFIINGTERVIVNQLQRSPGIIFEHDGGKTHTSRKVLYSCRIIPMRGSWLDFDFDHKDILYVRIDRRRKMPATILFKAMGMSKEQILDYFYTREHYLLEPGGKVMWEVEKDLYRKDTAYADITAEDGTVLVKAGKPITKRAWRQMCEGGIKAIEVRPDFIEGMFLAEDVVNPETHEVLAEAADEITAGLLERCREANIRRLSVLHTKGTDTSSSIRDTLVQDRIPDKQKAQEEIYRRLRPSSPPTPEIAASFFDNLFRNPDYYDLSPVGRYKLNQRLGLHEPADLRVLSDEDILTAIKVLVQLKDSHGPADDIDHLGNRRVRLVGELVENQYRIGLVRMERAIKERMSLQEISTLMPHDLINPKPVAAVLKEFFGTSQLSQFMDQTNSLSEVTHKRRLSALGPGGLTRERAGFEVRDVHTSHYGRICPIETPEGPNIGLIVSLTTYAKVNDYGFIETPYRVVRNGQVTDEVVHLDASREGDEVVAQADARMDADGRLMDEYVTVRVKGEVEMRHRDEVTLMDISPSQMVSISAALIPFLEHDDANRALMGSNMQRQAVPLLRSEKPLVGTGMETDVARDSGACIVAPADGRVEYADADRIVVAYEGDIYKEQGGVRAYDLLKYHKSNQNSCFGQKPTCKPGDIVKKGQILADGPGIDEGQLALGKNLVVAFMPWCGYNYEDSILISERTVRDDTFTSIHIEEFEVVARDTKLGPEEITRDIPNVSEDMLRNLDESGIIRIGAPVKPDDILVGKITPKGETQLTPEEKLLRAIFGEKARDVKNTSLKVPPGVEGTIIDVKVFNRRSGEKDERTLAIEAHDTAVLDQKEADHMRALGERTRARLAPIVIGKQTAASVAGKKKGETLMEAGAALTAEQLAEIPVKKLAGLFKSKEVNDEVAALLKDYDREVDYLHHIYDSKREKVSEGDDLAPGVIKMVKVYVAIKRKLSVGDKMAGRHGNKGVVSCILPEEDMPFFADGRPVDIVLNPLGVPSRMNIGQIMETHLGWGAKELGRQLAELVDSGAMLDSVRKEVKAVFKSPEIDALIDGMDDEEFVASVKKLRNGIVTRTPVFDSATEDEIWGWLEKAGLASDGKTVLYDGRTGEPFKNRVTTGVMYILKLHHLVDEKIHARSTGPYSLVTQQPLGGKAQFGGQRLGEMEVWALEAYGAAYLLQEFLTVKSDDVAGRVKMYEKIVKGDNFLEAGLPESFNVLVKELMSLGLDVNLHQEEGKKPKRVGWAHEAGNDAE
- a CDS encoding DUF5655 domain-containing protein; amino-acid sequence: MSDIKLFRFSKSGAQELPGSTAPLEKGLHSLMEKNLECFLGIRFVAGEYPTGKNHHGRIDTLGLDENGCPVILEYKRHTNENVINQGLYYLDWLLDHRAEFKLLVLERYGKQAADHIEWTGTRVLCIAGDFTKFDLHAVAQIGRNIELIRYKFFSDDLLLFELLTSAPLQTVSKTHKSTHHAEPVPPDTETPEKGPLAKQLNNASPEIAQLWDETLDYIRGLGEDVNIKFLGHHVACTRLKNFACLWPLKSEILLWLKLNPESMELEPGFTRDVSGVGHYGTGDLEVRLKNGATLAKALPLIERAYEES
- the rpoC gene encoding DNA-directed RNA polymerase subunit beta'; amino-acid sequence: MSLDDLFTARGSSTNAANIRNLKAIQISIASPEAIREWSYGEVKKPETINYRTFKPERDGLFCAKIFGPVKDYECNCGKYKRMKHRGIVCEKCGVEVIASKVRRERMGHIELAAPVAHIWFLKTLPSKIGTLLDMTMADLEKVLYFDSYIVLDPGQVPGIQKQQVISEDQYLQIIERYGEDALTVGMGAEAVRTLLEELDLEKLRAELREEGEATKSQTRKKKITKRLKIVEAFLESQNKPEWMIMEVIPVIPPELRPLVPLDGGRFATSDLNDLYRRVINRNNRLKRLMELGAPEIIIRNEKRMLQEAVDALFDNGRRGRAITGTNGRPLKSLSDMIKGKQGRFRQNLLGKRVDYSGRSVITVGPYLKLHQCGLPKKMALELFKPFIYAELEKRGYASTIKSAKKMVEREELVVWDILSEVVREYPILLNRAPTLHRLGIQAFEPLLVEGKAIRLHPLVCTAYNADFDGDQMAVHIPLSVEAQIECRVLMMSTNNILSPANGGPVIVPSQDIVLGLYYMTVERSFEKGEGMTFCAPWEVESAYDAGQVSLHARIKVRMPDGKIYDTTPGRVLVSDILPPELPFETVNTVLTKKAIAKLVGAAYRTCGIKSTVILCDRLKDLGYEFATRAGVTIGVKDLTIPESKKAILAQSQAEVDDIERQYRDGIITRTEKYNKVVDVWTKATQDVSTEMTKEISHELVTNPVTGETVENQSFNPIFMMSNSGARGNQDQMRQLAGMRGLMAKPSGEIIETPITSSFREGLSVLQYFTSTHGARKGLADTALKTANSGYLTRRLVDVVQDVIVSEHDCGTVDGIELTHLKEGGDIKTPLSERVVGRVLLYPVMDPDDPDKVLLPENTLITETEAKLIDKKGISSVTVRSPLTCQSERGICALCYGRDLARGHLVNTGETVGIIAAQSIGEPGTQLTMRTFHIGGTASSTIEKNKFEAQNAGRVILNRVRAVTNREGAELVLGKSGQLTIVDPQGREREKYILPNGARLMVKDGEEVAKGAVLAEWDPFNEPFVAEEEGIVRFADIIDGKTVQEKVDDVTRQASLTIMEYRTTNFRPAISICNEDGTVKKRAHGSAPAVYTLPVGSIIMVKDGQAIQAGDILARKPRETSKTKDIVGGLPRVAELFEVRKPKDKAEISEIAGTVTYEGESKGKRKLVVTPEIGEAKEYLVPKGKHITVADGDFVEAGDALTEGYPELHDILRTRGEKYLARYLVDEIQEVYRFQGVGIDDKHIEVIVRQMLKKVTILDAGGTSFLVGEQVDKAEFKQENQKAIAEGRAPATAEPLVLGITQASLTTSSFISAASFQETTKVLTEASLKGKMDHLRGLKENVIVGRLIPAGTGYREYVNGEIEVPEQKERPDKFLEELEENPIMVDLTLN